In Prunus dulcis chromosome 2, ALMONDv2, whole genome shotgun sequence, a single genomic region encodes these proteins:
- the LOC117617345 gene encoding LOB domain-containing protein 24-like, whose translation MNMSGRCAACKYLRRRCPSDCILSPYFPSSDPQRFTYVNRIYGASNVAKMLQELIMPHLRAEAAETLRYEAQCRIQDLIYGCIGVISQLYINKYKIYTECQLAKTRAEIALMNSDGQEPPQAQVDQHI comes from the exons ATGAATATGTCTGGTCGTTGTGCTGCGTGCAAGTATTTGAGAAGGAGATGCCCTTCAGATTGCATACTCTCTCCCTATTTTCCGTCCAGTGATCCTCAAAGATTTACTTATGTTAATAGAATCTATGGTGCCAGCAATGTTGCCAAAATGCTCCAG GAACTCATCATGCCCCATCTAAGAGCTGAAGCAGCAGAGACCTTGCGTTATGAGGCTCAGTGTAGAATACAGGATCTTATCTATGGCTGCATTGGGGTTATTTCCCAATTAtacatcaacaaatacaagaTATATACAGAATGTCAATTAGCTAAAACACGTGCTGAAATTGCCCTCATGAACTCTGATGGACAAGAACCTCCTCAAGCTCAAGTTGATCAGCACATTTAA
- the LOC117617346 gene encoding pentatricopeptide repeat-containing protein At1g76280-like: MQIVDALRLGERSKASNQLLNLGRGNDLLRADDFVYILNYRAKSPDPLDDHAVNADQCTTFGLGVGEENVGMDMLDIHISQPVTKILRWSFSDVIHPCARLRNGGLAEELILQLRIMQQRNLKLYDSTLANLSVGCSKVLELDFSCVSAGSNI; the protein is encoded by the exons ATGCAAATTGTTGATGCACTGCGCTTGGGTGAGAGAAGCAAAGCTTCCAATCAGCTTTTGAATCTTGGCCGTGGGAATGATTTGTTAAGAGCTGATGATTTCGTCTATATTCTTAATTACCGTGCAAAGTCACCTGATCCATTG GATGACCATGCTGTTAATGCAGATCAGTGCACTACTTTTGGCTTGggagttggagaagaaaatgttggAATGGATATGCTTGATATACATATTAGCCAGCCTGTTACGAAAATTTTGAGATGGTCGTTCAGTGATGTTATTCATCCTTGTGCACGATTAAGAAATGGTGGCTTGGCAGAAGAGTTGATCCTACAG TTAAGAATTATGCAGCAGAGAAATTTGAAGCTGTATGATTCTACTCTGGCAAACCTTTCTGTAGGTTGCAGCAAAGTGCTAGAATTGGATTTTAGCTGTGTCTCTGCTGGATCAAATATCTGA
- the LOC117619210 gene encoding putative disease resistance protein RGA3 — protein MAEGVLFNIVQGIIERLGSRAFEEIGLVWGVNDELQKLKLLVSQLRAVLLDAEQKQANNEAVKEWLQSVEDEVYEADDVLDEFYTEAQWRQMVPGNNKVSKQVRIFFSSSNQLVFVLKMGHKIKDLNKRLHEIASNRTFGQLQVNHEDARFVIRERVTHSFVREDNIIGRDEDKRAIIQLLLDLDPIPTKNVSSISIVGFGGLGKTTLAQLVLNDEMVEKHFELKMWICVSNVFELDILVKKIIQSATNDIVKSLEIDQLQKELRKIIDGKRYLLVLDDVWNDNREKWFGLQNLLMGGGKGSKILITTRSEKVAKITDTSKPYNLRGLSEEQSWYLFKKMAFQEGKEPESSTIKAIGEEIARKCQGVPLAIRTIGRMLYTRDPETEWLAFKNNKLSTIRQEENDILPTLQLSYDVLPSHLKHCFAYCSLSPPDYEIPVENLIRLWVAQGFVKSSNPNECLEDVGYEYYKELVWRSFFQEEERDEFGIIKSCKMHDLMNELAVKVAGEGSTIIDRNKTDFDAKRLLHVSFDFNVDSSEWKIPTSLLESNKLRTFLFLSQNGWEMSFHKSFCATIASNFKSLRMLSLNELSVTKLPKCLRKMIHLRYLDLSGNPIKRLPNWIVKLQNLETLDLSRCESLVELPRDIKKLINLRHLILKRCYKLARIPRGLGELTHVRTLNTFVLSENKSMLRDSAGLGELGKLKNLRGELKIKNLRCEQDMVSELNYDCAVLKEKRHLYSLALYWMDIERENNDAEESDVIIKSMEALQPHSSLKKLVMKGYPGARFASWFHSLTNIVNLKLSDCDRCQHLPPLDHLPFLKSLHLNELWNLEHISAEDMVKDFASDETMMMSAASPSTTFFPSLERLSLIDCPNLKGWWRNETASTSVSSFPCLSTLSICDCPNLTFMPLYPNLDQLRLERSSWKVLLPSSFVLSKLKSLEITGVEDIEEGIGNLTLLEKLQINYCPNLASLPDQGMGRLISLQELDIWDCPKLGSLPEGMGNLKSLQWLRIGYCPNLASLPEGLRCLLSLKRLIIDGCPILKQRCQKETGEDWSKIAHIPDISID, from the exons ATGGCAGAAGGAGTCCTCTTCAACATTGTACAAGGGATCATTGAAAGGTTAGGCTCCCGTGCTTTTGAAGAGATTGGATTGGTTTGGGGTGTCAACGATGAGCTCCAAAAGCTTAAGCTTCTAGTTTCCCAACTCCGAGCTGTTCTTCTTGATGCTGAGCAAAAGCAAGCCAACAATGAAGCAGTCAAAGAGTGGCTCCAAAGCGTAGAAGATGAAGTTTATGAAGCTGATGACGTGCTCGATGAGTTTTATACTGAAGCTCAGTGGAGACAAATGGTGCCTGGAAATAATAAAGTATCAAAGCAGGTACGCATCTTCTTCTCTAGCTCAAATCAGCTTGTTTTTGTGCTGAAAATGGGTCATAAGATAAAAGATCTTAACAAGAGACTTCATGAGATTGCCTCGAATAGAACATTTGGTCAATTACAAGTGAACCACGAAGATGCACGATTTGTAATAAGAGAGAGGGTCACCCACTCATTTGTCCGCGAGGATAATATAATAGGGAGAGATGAAGATAAAAGAGCAATTATTCAActtttgttggatttggatCCCATCCCTACAAAGAATGTCTCATCGATTTCCATAGTTGGATTTGGAGGATTGGGAAAAACTACACTTGCCCAACTAGTTTTAAACGATGAGATGGTTGAGAAGCATTTTGAGCTGAAAATGTGGATATGTGTGTCAAATGTATTTGAGTTGGATATACTTGTTAAGAAAATCATTCAATCTGCAACTAATGACATAGTCAAAAGCCTTGAGATTGATCAGTTGCAAAAAGAACTGAGGAAAATAATAGATGGGAAGAGATACCTCCTTGTGTTGGACGATGTGTGGAATGATAATCGTGAAAAATGGTTTGGCTTGCAAAACTTGTTGATGGGCGGTGGTAAAGGTAGTAAAATACTAATAACTACTCGAAGTGAAAAAGTTGCAAAAATAACAGACACATCTAAACCATATAACTTAAGGGGTTTAAGTGAAGAGCAGTCTTGGTATTTGTTTAAGAAAATGGCATTCCAAGAAGGAAAAGAGCCAGAGAGTTCAACCATTAAGGCGATTGGGGAGGAGATTGCTAGAAAATGTCAGGGGGTTCCTCTTGCTATAAGGACCATAGGACGGATGTTGTACACTAGAGATCCAGAAACTGAGTGGTTGGCTTTCAAGAATAACAAGCTTTCAACAATAAGgcaagaagaaaatgatattttaccAACACTTCAGCTGAGTTATGATGTTCTCCCATCACATTTGAAACATTGTTTTGCTTATTGTAGTTTGTCCCCGCCTGATTATGAGATTCCCGTAGAGAATTTAATTAGGTTGTGGGTGGCACAAGGGTTCGTTAAGTCTTCAAATCCTAATGAGTGCTTGGAAGATGTTGGTTATGAATATTATAAAGAACTAGTTTGGAGATCTTTtttccaagaagaagaaagagatgagTTTGGTATAATAAAAAGCTGTAAAATGCATGATCTCATGAATGAACTTGCTGTTAAAGTGGCAGGGGAGGGAAGCACAATAATAGATCGCAATAAGACTGATTTTGATGCAAAACGTCTTCTTCATGTATCTTTCGATTTCAATGTTGATTCGTCGGAATGGAAAATACCAACATCCTTGCTGGAATCAAATAAGCTAaggacttttcttttcctaagCCAAAATGGGTGGGAGATGTCATTCCATAAGTCATTTTGTGCTacaattgcttcaaattttaaGTCATTGCGTATGTTGAGTTTGAATGAATTGAGTGTTACGAAATTGCCAAAATGTCTTAGGAAAATGATACATTTAAGATATCTTGATCTTAGTGGAAATCCCATTAAGAGACTTCCAAATTGGATAGTGAAACTTCAAAATTTGGAAACACTAGATCTCTCAAGATGTGAGTCTCTTGTGGAATTGCCTAGAGATATCAAGAAATTGATCAACTTAAGACAtctcattttgaaaagatgtTATAAATTGGCTCGGATTCCTCGTGGATTGGGTGAATTGACTCATGTTCGTACTTTGAATACATTTGTTTTGAGTGAAAACAAATCCATGTTGAGGGATAGTGCAGGGCTCGGAGAGTTGGGAAAGCTGAAAAATTTAAGAGGAGAGttgaaaatcaaaaatttGAGGTGCGAGCAAGATATGGTGTCAGAATTGAATTATGATTGTGCAGTTTTGAAGGAGAAACGACATCTCTATTCGTTGGCTTTATATTGGATGGAcattgaaagagaaaataatgatgCGGAGGAGAGTGATGTAATTATAAAGTCAATGGAAGCGCTGCAGCCCCATTCGAGTCTAAAAAAGTTAGTCATGAAAGGATACCCGGGTGCGAGGTTTGCGAGTTGGTTTCATTCTCTCACAAATATTGTTAATCTCAAATTGTCTGACTGTGATAGATGCCAACATCTTCCACCGTTGGATCATTTACCTTTTCTTAAGAGTCTTCATCTTAACGAGTTATGGAATTTGGAGCACATATCTGCAGAAGACATGGTTAAAGACTTTGCCAGTGATGAGACGATGATGATGTCAGCTGCTTCTCCATCGACGACCTTCTTTCCCTCCTTAGAGAGGCTTTCTCTAATTGATTGCCCTAATCTCAAGGGATGGTGGAGGAATGAAACAGcttcaacttcagtttctTCATTTCCTTGTCTTTCTACTTTATCCATATGTGATTGTCCTAACTTGACTTTCATGCCGCTGTACCCAAATCTTGATCAACTGCGGTTAGAGAGAAGCAGCTGGAAGGTCCTCCTTCCCTCCTCCTTTGTTCTCTCCAAATTAAAATCTCTGGAGATTACGGGCGTTGAGGATATAGAAGAAGGGATTGGAAACCTCACATTACTTGAGAAgcttcaaattaattattgtcCTAATTTGGCATCACTACCAGATCAAGGGATGGGTCGCCTCATCTCCTTACAGGAACTGGACATTTGGGATTGCCCGAAATTGGGGTCACTACCAGAAGGGATGGGCAACCTCAAATCACTTCAGTGGCTTAGGATAGGGTATTGCCCTAATTTGGCATCACTCCCGGAAGGGCTTCGTTGCCTCCTCTCATTAAAAAGGTTGATAATTGATGGTTGCCCCATCTTAAAGCAAAGATGCCAGAAAGAAACAGGGGAGGACTGGTCCAAGATTGCTCACATCCCAGACATTAGCATTG atTGA
- the LOC117619530 gene encoding cellulose synthase A catalytic subunit 3 [UDP-forming] encodes MESEGETGAKPVKSLGGQVCQICGDNVGKTADEEPFIACDVCAFPVCRPCYEYERKDGNQSCPQCKTRYKRHKGSPAILGDREEDGDADDGTSDFNYTSENQNEKQKIAERMLSWHMTYGRGEDIGAPNYDKEVSRNHIPLLTNGQEVSGELSAASPERLSMASPGIGAGKRAHPIPYASDVNQSPNIRVVDPVREFGSPGIGNVAWKERVDGWKMKQEKNVIPMSTGQATSERGGGDIDARSDVIVDDSLLNDEARQPLSRKVSIPSSRINPYRMVIVLRLVILCIFLHYRLTNPVPNAYALWLISVICEIWFAISWILDQFPKWLPVNRETYLDRLSLRYDREGEPSQLAAVDIFVSTVDPLKEPPMVTANTVLSILAVDYPVDKVSCYVSDDGAAMLTFEALSETSEFARKWVPFCKKYAIEPRAPEWYFTQKIDYLKDKVQPSFVKDRRAMKREYEEFKVRVNGLVAKATKIPEEGWIMQDGTPWPGNNTRDHPGMIQVFLGQSGGLDADGNELPRLVYVSREKRPGFQHHKKAGAMNALVRVSAVLTNGPFLLNLDCDHYINNSKALREAMCFLMDPNLGKNVCYVQFPQRFDGIDRNDRYANRNTVFFDINLRGLDGIQGPVYVGTGCVFNRTALYGYEPPVKPKHKKDGFVSSLCGGSRKKGSKSSKKGSDKKKSNKHVDPTVPIFSLEDIEEGVEGAGFDDEKSLLMSQMSLEKRFGQSAVFVASTLMENGGVPQSATPETLLKEAIHVISCGYEDKTDWGNEIGWIYGSVTEDILTGFKMHARGWRSIYCMPKRPAFKGSAPINLSDRLNQVLRWALGSVEILLSRHCPIWYGYSGRLKWLERFAYVNTTIYPITSIPLLMYCTLPAVCLLTNKFIIPQISNIASIWFISLFLSIFATGILEMRWSGVGIDEWWRNEQFWVIGGVSAHLFAVVQGLLKVLAGIDTNFTVTSKASDEDGDFAELYMFKWTTLLIPPTTLLIINLVGVVAGISYAINSGYQSWGPLFGKLFFAFWVIVHLYPFLKGLMGRQNRTPTIVIVWSILLASIFSLLWVRVDPFTTRVTGPDVEQCGINC; translated from the exons ATGGAGTCAGAAGGAGAAACTGGG GCAAAGCCCGTCAAGAGCCTGGGGGGTCAGGTCTGTCAGATCTGTGGGGATAATGTTGGGAAGACTGCAGATGAGGAACCATTCATTGCCTGCGACGTCTGTGCCTTTCCTGTTTGCAGGCCATGCTATGAGTACGAGAGGAAGGATGGGAATCAGTCTTGCCCTCAATGCAAAACCAGATACAAGAGGCACAAAG GAAGTCCTGCAATTCTTGGTGATAGAGAAGAGGATGGTGATGCTGATGATGGTACCAGTGACTTCAACTATACttcagaaaatcaaaatgagAAGCAAAAGATTGCGGAGCGCATGTTGAGCTGGCATATGACATATGGCCGAGGAGAGGATATTGGGGCTCCAAATTATGATAAAGAGGTTTCTCGCAATCATATCCCTTTACTCACCAATGGACAAGAG GTTTCCGGAGAACTATCTGCCGCATCACCAGAGCGCCTTTCGATGGCATCTCCTGGAATTGGTGCTGGAAAGCGTGCCCATCCTATTCCTTATGCATCAGATGTAAATCAATCCC CTAATATAAGGGTTGTCGATCCTGTGAGGGAGTTTGGTTCTCCTGGGATTGGAAATGTAGCTTGGAAAGAGAGAGTGGATGGCTGGAAGATGAAGCAGGAGAAGAATGTTATTCCAATGAGCACTGGCCAAGCTACTTCAGAAAGAGGGGGTGGAGATATTGATGCCAGATCCGATGTGATTGTGGACGACTCTTTATT gAATGATGAAGCAAGGCAGCCTCTCTCCAGAAAGGTCTCTATTCCATCATCTAGAATAAATCCTTACAGGATGGTCATTGTTCTGCGGCTTGTTATCCTCTGTATTTTCTTGCACTATCGATTAACAAATCCTGTGCCCAATGCCTACGCACTGTGGTTAATATCAGTCATATGTGAGATTTGGTTTGCAATATCCTGGATACTCGATCAGTTCCCTAAGTGGCTCCCTGTAAATCGTGAAACATATCTTGACAGACTTTCTTTGAG ATATGACCGAGAAGGAGAACCATCACAGTTAGCTGCTGTTGACATCTTTGTCAGTACTGTCGATCCATTGAAGGAGCCTCCTATGGTGACAGCAAATACTGTGCTATCTATTCTTGCAGTTGACTACCCAGTTGACAAGGTTTCCTGCTATGTTTCTGATGATGGAGCAGCAATGTTGACGTTTGAAGCTCTGTCTGAAACTTCAGAATTTGCTAGGAAATGGGTCCCTTTCTGCAAGAAGTATGCCATTGAGCCTCGGGCTCCTGAATGGTACTTTACACAGAAGATTGATTACTTGAAGGATAAAGTTCAACCATCATTCGTCAAAGATCGTAGAGCGATGAAG AGAGAATACGAAGAATTTAAAGTTCGTGTTAATGGGCTTGTTGCAAAGGCCACAAAAATACCTGAAGAAGGATGGATCATGCAAGATGGTACTCCATGGCCTGGAAATAATACTAGAGACCATCCAGGAATGATTCAG GTTTTCTTAGGCCAAAGTGGAGGGCTCGATGCTGATGGTAATGAACTACCACGTTTAGTCTATGTTTCTCGTGAAAAGCGTCCAGGTTTCCAACATCACAAGAAGGCTGGTGCTATGAATGCACTT GTTCGAGTATCAGCAGTCCTCACCAATGGACCTTTCTTGTTGAATCTTGATTGTGATCACTACATTAACAACAGTAAGGCCTTGAGGGAAGCTATGTGCTTTCTAATGGATCCTAACCTTGGAAAAAATGTGTGCTATGTTCAGTTTCCACAGAGATTTGATGGTATTGATAGAAATGATCGATATGCCAATCGTAATACTGTTTTCTTTGAT ATTAACTTGAGAGGTTTAGATGGCATTCAAGGTCCGGTTTATGTGGGTACTGGATGTGTCTTCAATAGAACAGCCTTGTATGGTTATGAACCTCCTGTTAAGCCTAAGCATAAGAAAGATGGGTTTGTATCTTCACTTTGTGGGGGATCACGGAAGAAGGGTTCAAAATCAAGTAAAAAGGGCTCAGacaagaagaaatcaaacaaGCATGTGGATCCTACTGTGCCGATTTTCAGTCTAGAGGATATTGAAGAGGGGGTGGAAG GTGCTGGATTTGATGATGAGAAGTCATTATTGATGTCTCAAATGAGCCTGGAAAAGAGGTTTGGTCAGTCTGCCGTTTTTGTTGCCTCCACACTGATGGAGAACGGTGGTGTTCCTCAATCTGCGACTCCAGAAACTCTTCTTAAAGAAGCTATTCATGTTATCAGCTGTGGATATGAAGACAAAACTGATTGGGGAAATGAG ATTGGATGGATCTATGGTTCTGTCACAGAAGATATTCTCACGGGATTCAAGATGCATGCCCGTGGGTGGAGGTCTATATACTGCATGCCTAAGCGCCCAGCCTTTAAAGGGTCTGCTCCTATTAATCTTTCAGATCGTCTGAACCAAGTGCTTCGATGGGCCTTGGGTTCTGTGGAAATTCTTCTTAGTCGGCATTGTCCTATCTGGTATGGTTACAGCGGTAGGCTAAAATGGCTGGAGAGATTTGCATATGTCAACACTACCATTTACCCAATCACTTCCATACCTCTTCTGATGTACTGTACATTGCCAGCTGTCTGTCTTCTTACGAACAAGTTTATCATTCCACAG ATTAGCAACATTGCGAGTATATGGTTCATCTCCCTCTTTCTTTCCATCTTTGCAACTGGTATTCTAGAGATGAGGTGGAGTGGTGTCGGAATTGACGAGTGGTGGAGAAATGAACAGTTTTGGGTTATTGGTGGTGTTTCAGCCCATCTTTTTGCGGTCGTCCAAGGTCTCCTCAAAGTCCTTGCTGGTATTGACACCAACTTCACTGTCACCTCCAAGGCATCAGACGAAGACGGGGACTTTGCTGAACTCTACATgtttaaatggacaacccttctCATCCCACCAACAACTCTCCTCATCATAAACTTGGTGGGAGTTGTTGCGGGTATATCTTATGCCATCAACAGTGGTTACCAGTCATGGGGTCCCCTCTTTGGTAAGCtcttctttgccttttgggTGATCGTCCATTTATATCCCTTCCTCAAAGGTCTCATGGGACGCCAGAACCGTACTCCTACCATTgtcatcgtgtggtcgatTCTGCTTGCTtcaattttctctttgttATGGGTGAGGGTTGATCCCTTTACCACACGAGTCACCGGTCCAGATGTTGAGCAGTGTGGAATCAACTGCTAG